The window TACTCGCTGGGAGCTGGCTGGCAATCTGCCTCCGGTCATGGCCACCCCTGACCAGCTTGAGCAGGTTTTCATTAATCTTTTTGTAAACGCACGCGACGAACTTGAAGACAAGACAGAGTCCGGTGTTTCTGATACAGCAACCATTACAGTTCGCACCATGCGTGAAGGAAACGACATTGTCATTCAGGTTGAGGACAATGGAAGGGGTATCCCGGAAGACTTGGTGCACAAGATTTTTGAACCGTTTTTCACCACCAAACGAGTGGGCAAGGGAACCGGCCTGGGACTCTCCATCAGCTACGGGCTGATCAAGGATTTCGGTGGCGAAATACACGCTGAAAACCAAGAGCAAGGGGCACGGTTCACCATCAAACTACCGATGGCGGAAAGCTGAGCATGCAGGAAAAAGTTCTACTGGTCGACGACGAAGAAGGTATCCGCACCGTATTGAGCATCACTGTCCGTGAGGCAGGATACGAAGTGTTTACCGCTGCCAACGGAATTGAGGCGCTGGAAATCCTCGAGAAAGAGGATATCCCGCTCGTGGTCACTGATATCAAAATGCCAGGCATGGATGGTCTGGAATTACTGCATCGCGTAAAGAAAGACTGGCCTGAATCCGAAGTCATCATGATCACCGGACACGGCGACATGGACTCTGCCATCGACTCCCTGCGCAAAGGCGCGGGTGACTTCATTACCAAGCCCATCCACGAAGACGCCCTTGAGGTTGCTCTGGAGCGTGCCGTGCAGAAAATCGCCATCCGCGAACAACTGCGTGAGTATACCGAGAATCTCGAACATCTGGTTCTTGAAAAGAGTAAGGAACTGGTTGAAGCCGAACGTATGGCCGCGGTAGGCCAGACTGTGGCTTCCATGTCTCATGCCATCAAGAATGTGGCAGGCGGACTGGAAGGCGGCATGTTCGTCATCGAGAAAGGACTGGAGCTCGAAAACAAGGATTACCTCCAGCAGGGCTGGGAGATGACCCGCCGCGATATCAAACGGATCAAAAACCTTGCTATGGACCTGCTGGACTATGCCAAGCCGGTTAGCATCAATCCGGTGGACGCCGACCCCAATATTCCTGCACGCCAGGTACGCGACCTCATGGCCTCCAAGGCTGAAAATGCCGGAGTTGAGCTGTTACTGAATTTGGACGATTCCCTCGGCACCATGCGTCTGGACATCGAAGCAGTGCACGAATGCCTCACCAACCTCGTCTCCAACGCCATCGACGCCTGTCAGGACAAACTGGAAGGCGAAAAGAAAGTCGTCATCCACACTCAGGATAACGGCGGCATGTCTGTCCGCTATGAAGTGACCGATACCGGCCACGGCATTTCTCCGGAGATCATCACCAAGGTCTTCAACTCCTTCTTCACCACCAAAGGCAGTCGCGGCACGGGCATCGGTCTCATGGCCACTAAAAAGCTGGTGAAGGAGATGGGGGGCGCCATCATGGCCAACTCCGGAGTAGGCGAAGGAGCAACCTTCACCATCACCATACCCACAGCCCACGTGGTCACATAACAGACAGTCACTCTTAGTAATTATGTAGCAATTTAAGTAGCCACTGCTTGAGGGCCGTATCGACTTTGTCACGCAGACTGACATCGTAGGATCCCAAGTTATCCATCAGCTTTGCCCGAAAGAACAGAAACGCATTGTCATAACGCCCATGGACATGGCTCCCCTTTCGAATTGCCTTATGGTGGGCAACAAGACTGATGGCGCGAAAGAATTCATTGCCCGTTTCAATGAGGGGCTTGAAGCTATCCGAGCCAATGGAAAGTTGAGCGCCATCTATAAGAAATACCATGTGGAATAAGTATCCACACTTCCCATTTGGCAGGCTCTGAGCTACTTTCAGCCCATGAGTACTTCCCGGAAAAGCATCGCCCTTGCCACTTTTATCGGCCTAACCTTTATCGGCACCTTCACAATACAACTCTGGCTCATCAGCCAGGGAATCCGCTTTGATACGGATGTGGTTCGCTACACTCCTCTTGGCTGGCTGTTCCTCACCATGTGGATGCCTGCGCTGGCTGCACTGTTCTCTGCCAAATGGATCGAAGGACGTTCATGGTCAGAGACCAAAGAATCCTTATCCCTGCGAATGGGCTCCTTTGGCCCCTACCTGCTGACATTTTTTCTGGCCCCGGCCGCCTTCGCGGCAATCTATGGGCTGACATGGGCCTTTGGTCTGTCTACCCCAGACTGGAACATGACCGCCTTGACGCAGGCAACCGGAAGCGAACCGATCACTAAGGATGAAGTACTCCAACTCATGCTCCCCCTATCGGTCTTCATCGGCCCGCTCATGCATTTTCCTTTTGCACTCGGCGAGGAAATTGGCTGGCGAGGTTTTCTGCTGCCTCGCCTCATGCCCATGGGTAAACCTGCCGCCTATATCATTGTCGGCATTCTCTGGGGACTCTGGCATGCCCCTGTCATTTGGGTAGGCTTCAACTATCCGGACAATCCTGTGGCCGGTATCGCCATGATGTGCCTGCTCACTACTGCATTCGGGCTGTTCCTCAATGAAATGACGCTTCACTACCAATCCACCTATCTGGCGGCCTTCATCCATGGCGCTGTCAACGCGCAGGGATTCGGTATCTGGATGTGGCTTTTCCCGAGTACCGACCCAATTCTCGGAGGAGGTACCGGTTTTTCTGCAGTTATGATATGGGTGGTGCTCGGAGCCTTGGCCGGGACTGTCCTGGCGAGATTACGCAGGAGCGAATAACGCCCGTAGCAAAGGGTGAATCATGACGAAGCGCAATACACTCTTCCCGAAAGCGATGTCGGGACTCGTACTGGCCATCCTGCTGGTACTTTGTACGTCTGGCAACGCGAAGGCGCTGGGAGATCTCACCTGGTATTATTTCAACTTTCCCCCCATGTTCATCGTTGAACAAGGCCAGCCACCCAAGGGATTTGGCATCCAAATCATGGAGGCACTGTGGACCGATATGCCGGGCTACAATCACCGAATGGAAGAACTCTCCCCGGATATAATGATGGAGAAATTGGCCGCAGGCGAACACGGCCTTGCCCTTGGCATGCTCAGGAGCGACATGCGGGAACAGGTCATGGCCTTCAACCAGATTCCGTGCAGGCTCTCCAGCCCAACCATGATTGCCATGCTTGAAGACGAAGCACGCTCAGTGGCTCCCTCCGGTTTCATTTCACTCAAAGCGATTCTGAGTAATACTCATTTGAAGTATGCGGAAATCAAAGGAATGAGTTACGGGCAATTACAGCCGATTCTGGACGAACACCGTAACCTTGAGAAGACACAAATATTTACATCTAGCCCCAGTCTTGTGGCAGCCTTAATAAGTGGAGAAGCCGACTGGGCCATAGTTGATCCTTTGGTCATCCCCTACCTCCAAAAGCAATTCAATGGCACAAAGCTCTCTTTGGTCAAGATCAAGGAAAATCCTGATAGCTTTGCGCCCGGTTACATCGCCGGTCCCAAAAACGACTGGGCAAAACAGGTTTTGAAACATGCCGACATGGCGCTGTTAACCCTTATCCAGAACCAACACTTGTATTCTATCCTAAAAGAATCAGTGCCTGCTCAGCTAAAAAACAGGTTTCAGAATGCTTACAAGCGACAGATCAACGATCCCGTAATGGAACCTCTGCCTTTGAAGGATTAGCCCACAACGACAAAAGCCCCCGCAAGCGAGGGCTTTTTCTAGGAAGTTTTTTTGTGTGTTACCGAGAGCCTAGGCTTCAGCCAAAGGATAATGGTTTCTTTGTGAAGTTGCCTGGAAACTCTTCCGATTCAAAGAATCATGAGGTTTGTTTGGCGTTATCTGGAAACTGTCCTTTGTCGGTTGATTTCATCATACTCCCATGAATGAGGAGTGCAACCTTTTTTTTATTTCGAAGCCGTTTTTTCTACTGCTCCCTTACAAGTGATTAGAGTTTTTCAAAGTATTCCTTTTCAGCGCCACACTGCGGGCAAACCCAGTCTTCCGGAAGGTCTTCGAACTTGGTGCCGATTTCAACGTTGTTTTCCGGATCGCCTTCAGCAGGATCGTAAACATAACCGCAGGGGCATTCCCATTTATCCATAGTCTTTTCCTCCTAAGATGAATTTGATGTCATTGTAACAAAAGATATATGGTATTCAAGCTCAATATGCACAATTGCTAAAAAAACGCCTTCCAATTGAAGAATCGAGCCTGAATGAATTATTTTTGGCGACATATTTGAAACAAAGGAGAAACCAACATGACGAAATCAATAATAGCTGCATTGGCACTCATGATGCTGCTGGCAACCTCCGCGCTGGCGGGATCTGCCACTATCTACGGAGCAGTTCACGACAAGAACACCCCGCTCACTGGCGCACTGGTGAATATTGAGGGGGAAGCCACCTACACCAGTCAGTCGACATACACCAATGAGCATGGCGTCTATTTCTTCGACAAACTACCCGCCGACGAGTATATCATCACCGCCATCCCACAGCCGGAAGGCGTATACAAAGACGGCACGCACAATATTTTCCTCGGAAAATGCTCTCGCAAGGAAGTCAATTTCTCGCTGAAAAAGAAATAGTACAACAAAAAGGCCGGACAGGATTACCCTGTCCGGCCTTTTTGTTTCATTTTGTGAACTGGTTAGCCGCTGACGCGCTTGATACGTGCGCCAACACCAGAGAGTTTTTCCTCGATGTTTTCGTAACCACGATCCAGATGATAAATGCGTTCCACCGTGGTGGTGCCTTCAGCAGCCAGACCGGCCAGAACCAGAGAGGCACTGGCGCGAAGGTCGGAAGCCATGACCGGAGCACCAGCCAGCTTACCAACGCCGTGGACCATTGCGGTTCGTCCTTTGAGACGGATATCAGCGCCGAGACGTACCAACTCAAGCACGTGCATGAAGCGGTTCTCGAAAATCTTTTCCTCAATGGTACCAGTACCCTGTCCAAAACACATCAGGGCCATAAGCTGAGCCTGCATGTCTGTCGGGAAACCGGGATGCGGCAAGGTAGTCACATCTACATTCTTGAGCAGTCCGTTTGCGCGGCGAACCAGCACATAACCGGGTTGTTCCTGAAGCCAGACACCCATTTCTCGCAGCTTGTAGCTAACGGCATCCAGATCTGAGAAGGGGCAGTCCAGAATCTCCAGCTCACCACCGGTAATGGCAGATGCCACCATGTAGGTTCCTGCCTCGATACGGTCCGGCATGACACGATACTCACACCCCTTGAGGGAAGTAACGCCTTCAATGGTGATAACGCTGGTACCCTGACCCGTGATCTTGGCGCCCATGGCGTTGAGGAAGTTAGCCAGATCAACCACTTCGGGTTCACGGGCTGCATTTTCCAGCACAGTGGTGCCTTCGGCCAGAGAAGCGGCCATCAGCAGGTTCTCGGTACCGCCGACCGTGGGGAAATCCAAAGTAATCTTGGCTCCCTTGAGGCCACCGGGGCAAGAGCCCTTGATGTATCCTTCGGTCAGTTCGAAGGTGGCGCCCATTTTCTCCATACCGCGCAGATGCAGGTCCACAGGACGGGCACCGATGGCACAACCGCCGGGCAGAGCCACGCGGGCCTCGCCGAGATGAGCCAACAGCGGGCCGAGGCACAGCACGGATGCGCGCATGGTCTTCACCAGTTCGTAGGGAGCCTCAGGTTTGAGTCCCACACAGGTGGAGGTGACGTCATTCTTATCGAAGGTAGTTTCGCAACCGAGGATGTTCAGCAGCTTGAGAGAGGTGCGAATATCCGCCAGGCGCGGTACATTGGAAAGGTTGACGGTCCCCTCTGCCAACAGGCAGGCCATGAGGATGGGCAGAGCGGCATTCTTGGCGCCAGAGACCTGGATGCTTCCCTGTAGGGGAACTCCACCTTCAATGATAAGTTTATCCATGATTTACCTTTTTTTTCTTTTTTCTGTTTTTTGCTTGACCGCGGCGAGAACCTTCGCTAGATAGTCTCCCTCACACGGTGGGTGTAGCTCAGTTGGTAGAGCACTTGGTTGTGGCCCAAGTGGCCGTGGGTTCAAGTCCCATCACTCACCCCAAGTGATCCCTTAGAGGGCGGAACGTCAGTTCCGCCCTTTTTGTTTTCCTTGTCATCAGAAGCTTTGGAAGCCTCCGCATCAGCCCCGTTCAACAGGTCGAGCAGTGCGCTCGCGCCCTGCGGCACAGAAGCCGACTTGAACAGGATGCTTTCCGGATTACCGTCCTCAACGCCGTGGTAGGCAGCGTTAAGTTCATTCCGGTTGGACAAGCCTCCGCCAGCGACTCCGATACCTGCAAACAGGCCGGAAACATCGCCGATGAATACGACATCACCTGTCTCCACGAATTCGGGAGAACGATTACCTTCGTAGTCCTTGTCCAGAAAAGTAATGGCAGCCTGTCCCTGCAGGACAGCGCCAGTCTCCAGCACATATTTCACATCTTCCGCGTCCATATAGAGAACTACGCCAGAAGTCCGTGTAACGCCCGCCTGAATGCCCAATCCGGCCGTTCCTTTGGACAGGAAGACAGGACCGGTCCACCCCTCTTCGCCGCGAGCCATTACGACTGCATTACCACCCCCCAGGGAAAAGAAGAAGCTGACATTCCCAATATAAGGAATGATCATCATGCCCTTGGCCTGAGCGATCAGCGAGGCCATGGATTTGTTTTGCTCTTTTTCCAGATTTTCCCGAAGGGTATCAGTGGCGGCGTCCACGATGACCTGACCGTTGGAAGCCTGTTGGGTGGTATTGTTGCGCGACGAGCAACCAATCATCAGGAAGCACAGCGTAGCAACAAGGGCGAACAGGGAAATACGTCTTTTCATAAGCATGGCGTAAAGGGACAGTCCCATGGTGTCAAGACCGTTTCCGAAGATGCCTGACGTCTCCAACACGAACCGTCACTTTTTCCTTATCAAAATACTCCAGCACCGGAATAAGATACTTACGGGAAAGGCCTGTGAGATCCTTGAAATCCGGAGCAGACATTTCCTCGTTGTTCTCGAAGAACCCGACGATGCGTGCCTTGATCTCCTCAAGCGCCGGGACGTGGTAGTACATGTCATCCTTGACCCGGACCAGCACAGCCTGATCCTGCAGTAACCTGAAAACCGGGGAGGCCTGTTTGAAATCCATCCCCATGGGCTCCAACACGTCCTTGAGGTTGGGCGGGGTAAACCCACCCTGCTCGTAGGCTGACAGGATCGTCTCGCGCACCTTTTCCTGATCTGAAGCAAGAGACACTTTGTGCCCCTTGAGGCGCAGCACCTCCTGCTCGGCGACGATGTCGCCCTTTTTGATAAGCTTCTCGACAATGATATTGAAGAACTTGGGAGGCAGTTCACGCCCCCAGGAGGAAGCCAACTCTCCACGCTGCACACCGGGCTTCATGGAATCCTTCTTGTGAAAATCATCGAGGTAGGCGAGCAAACTGTCGGAAAGCTGCTGGGCAAGGATACCGCCGCCATAGCGTCGGGTTTCCTTGTCAAAGAGGATCGCCTTCTGCTGTCCATTGAGAACGCCCAATGTCTTTTCCAACGCCTTGGATTCCAGGTTGGTCATGGTCAGCAGCTCACCGAACGTCAAACCGGCGGGACCGGCCAATTCCAACTGCGTGGAGGCCACCTCTTCCGGCATCTCGCTGGTCAGCATCTTCATTGCCTCATATTTGTCCGAGAAGCGCTTTACCTTGTGTCCGACAGGTCCAACAATACGTCCACCGGCAAAAGCCCTCAGAGGCGAAAATGAGCGCAATACGATGCGGTCCCCATACACTCCAGCCAACGGTTCGGTGAAGCGGGCCTGACATATGGCGGTCTCGCCCGGCTTGAGCTCGTCACGATCCAGCAGATGGATACGAGCCAACACCTCGCGTGCGCCGTGATGGAAATGAATTTCCCGGCGATGCTTAAGCGGAATGTGAGAAGACTCAAGAACAGTCAGTTCAATGTCCCAGACATCGGACGGGAACAACGTTCCGGGCCTTGCCAGTACATCACCGCGCTTGATGTCATCCACTTCCAAGCCGTGCAGATTCACTGCGGTTCGGCGACCAGCCTGAGCAGTTTCAACAGTCTCGCCATGGGATTGCAGGCCACGTACCTTGGATTCAGTTTCCTTGGGATAGAGAAGCACCTCGTCACCCACGGAGATGGAACCGGAAATCATGGTTCCAGTCACGACGGTGCCGTGCCCCTTCATTGTGAACACTCGGTCCACAGGCAGGCGAAAGAGATCGGAACGACGTTTGGGCTTGAACTCCCCCAACAGGGTACGGATTTCATCCTTAAGCTTATCCAGCCCATCACCTGTATGAGCGGACACAGGAACGATGGGAGCGCCGCCAAGAAAAGTGGGCTCCAGGTATTCAGCAACCTCTTCCTGCACCATCTCCAGCCATTCTTCGTCAACCATGTCGGTTTTGGTCAGTGCAACCAACCCGGTGGTCACACCAAGGAGCTGACAAATTTCCAGATGCTCACGCGTCTGCGGCATAATACCTTCATCTGCCGCAATGACGAGGGTGACGAAGTCCACGCCTGTGGCTCCGGCCACCATATTTTTGACAAATTTTTCGTGGCCCGGGACGTCTACAATACCGAGGCGATTACCGCCGCCGAGATCAAGATGGGCAAATCCGAGTTCAATGGTGATGCCACGTTTCTTTTCTTCAGAGAGACGGTCGCAGTCGATTCCGGTGAGCGCTTTGACGAGAGTGGTTTTGCCGTGGTCGATATGCCCGGCGGTTCCCATGATAACTGGCATTAAAATCTATTCCTTGTTCCTGGAAGCTGGTTAGTCGATTCAATTGAGGCATAGTAGAGAAAATATGCGCAGGTAACAAGGTAACAACAGTCTGAGGACCAATCACTGATTGTTTCCTCCATTCTTGCCATAACACTGACGAAGCAGTACCAATCAAGCATACGTTTCCATATGCTCTCCCAGAACGTGAGCATCGTTCCCAATCTGATCTTACAAAGGAATAATCATGCCCCTTAAATTCGAAGGTCCCGCCATCCTGGTTGAAGACATCCAACGCTCAAGGACTTTTTATGAAAAGCTTCTCGAACAGGAGGTTTTGGCTGACTTTGGCGAGAACATTCCGTTCAAATCCGGTTTCTCCATCTGGAAAGCAGGTCACGCAACGGAAATTATTTTTCAGGGTAAGCAAACGACTCCGGCCAAGCTCGCCAACGGCAATTTTGAAATGTATTTCGAAACCGAAGAGCTTGAAGCATGCTGGAAACGTATCGAAACGGAATGGGATGACATTATCCACCCCATCCATGAGGCTCCCTGGCTGCAACGAGGCTTCCGTCTGCGTGACCCCGATGGACATGTGGTCGAAGTCAGTGAATCACTCCCGGCACTGTTCAAACGCCTTCTAGGTGAGGGAATGACAGCAGAAGAGGTAGCCGCCAAAACAGGCGTGCCAATTGAGATGGTAAAAGGCATGGTTCAGGGTAAATAAAAATGGCCACCGAATTCACAATTCGGTGGCCATATTCATATCAAATCTCAACAGAATTAGTTCTTCAGAAACTCGCGGAATGCCAGCGTGCATGCGTAGATATCCACCTTGGAGGCCAACTCGAACGGAGAGTGCATGGAGAGTACGGGCACGCCCACGTCGATGACATCCATGCCATACACGGCGAGGAATTTGGCCACGGTGCCGCCACCGCCGACATCCACCCTGCCCAGCTCGGACATGTGCCACGGGATGCCTGCGTTATCAAAGATGTTACGCAGCCAACCAATGTAATCAGGATGGGCGTCATTTGCCCCCACCTTGCCGCGATGGCCGGTGAACTTGTTGAAACATGGGCCGTAACCGAGACGAGCAGCGTTGAGCGGCTCATATACGTCCTTATGATCCGGGTCCATGGCAGCGGAAACGTCAGCAGACAGAACAGAACCGTTCATGAAAACCTTGGACATGCGTACGCCCGGTTCCCATGCGTCCACTAATTCTTCCATGCAGTATTCAAAGAAATAGGACTTTGCACCGGTAGCGCCATCAGAGCCGATCTCTTCCTTGTCCCAGAACAGCACGATCTGGGCGTATTCCGGGTCCTCTTCGGCCAACAAAGCCTCAAGACCGCAGAACACGCTGGAACGGTCGTCCTGACCGTAGGAACCGATAATGGACTCATCCAGCCCAACAAAACGGGCTGGGCCAGCCGGGACAGCCTGAATCTCAGCGCTGAAGAAGTCGGCTTCAGTGATGCCATACTTCTTGTTCAGCAGCTCAAGCATCTTGAGCTTGGTCGGATCCTTGGCCTTGTCTTCGTCCTTCTTGCCCCCCATTGACGGAGAGTGCCCCATGATGATGTTGAGCTTCTCGGCATCAAAAGCGTCGCCAACCTTTTTGGTCACTTCCTTGTATGCCAGATGCGGCAGCAGGTCGGTAATGGTGAAAACCGGGTCAGCCGGGTCCTCGCCAATGCAAATGGTCACCTCGGTGCCGTCTTTTTTCACCACCGTGCCATGCAAAGCCAGCGGGATGGTCAACCACTGATACTTGCGGATACCACCGTAGTAGTGGGTCTTGGCCAGTGCGAGGTCCAGATCTTCATAGAAAGGACGCTGCTTGAAGTCGATGCGCGGGCAGTCTGCATGGGCGCCGATCAGACGGAAGCCTTCAGACAGGGGACGACGGCCCTTTCGTGCCAGAAAGCAGGTCTTGTTGCGGTTGAACCGGTAGGCCAGCGGGGCCTTGAGGTCATCCACAAAACCAGCCTTCTTGACCTTCTTACGGACATAGTCCATCACCAGCCGCTCGGTCTTGCAGGTGCTCAGAAAATCCACATAGCGCTTGGCCATTGCGTCCATGGCCTTGGTGTCCTTTTTGGAGGTATAGACCTCCCACGCGGACTTGGGCTCGTAAACGAGTTCGTCTTTCTTGCTCATGAGTTTCACCTCTTATTTCAGCGATTCAGCAGCCTGCCGCAACACGGTGGCCGCCAACTTGATTTCAGTCTGTGTCAGGGTGCGCGGATCCAGCAGGAAGGCATCATCTTCAATACGGGCCACCAACGGCGGATCAGTATCAAGAAGCGCCACACGCAGATCGTCTGCGGAAATACCCTTCACGTTCAGTGTCACGAGTGTGCCGGGCAGATCGTATTCGGGAAACGCTCCGCCTCCCACTCGGGAAAAACCTTTCTTCATGCCCACTTCGGCCGTGTCACCAAACTCGGCGCGAATGGCATCGGCCAGACGGCGCGCCTTGGACTTGAGAGACTCCTGCGACGCAGTAATCATGCGCAGAGTCGGCACCTGTTTCCGTGCCACATCCATATCCAGA of the Pseudodesulfovibrio sp. zrk46 genome contains:
- a CDS encoding hybrid sensor histidine kinase/response regulator, whose protein sequence is MQEKVLLVDDEEGIRTVLSITVREAGYEVFTAANGIEALEILEKEDIPLVVTDIKMPGMDGLELLHRVKKDWPESEVIMITGHGDMDSAIDSLRKGAGDFITKPIHEDALEVALERAVQKIAIREQLREYTENLEHLVLEKSKELVEAERMAAVGQTVASMSHAIKNVAGGLEGGMFVIEKGLELENKDYLQQGWEMTRRDIKRIKNLAMDLLDYAKPVSINPVDADPNIPARQVRDLMASKAENAGVELLLNLDDSLGTMRLDIEAVHECLTNLVSNAIDACQDKLEGEKKVVIHTQDNGGMSVRYEVTDTGHGISPEIITKVFNSFFTTKGSRGTGIGLMATKKLVKEMGGAIMANSGVGEGATFTITIPTAHVVT
- a CDS encoding CPBP family intramembrane glutamic endopeptidase; this translates as MSTSRKSIALATFIGLTFIGTFTIQLWLISQGIRFDTDVVRYTPLGWLFLTMWMPALAALFSAKWIEGRSWSETKESLSLRMGSFGPYLLTFFLAPAAFAAIYGLTWAFGLSTPDWNMTALTQATGSEPITKDEVLQLMLPLSVFIGPLMHFPFALGEEIGWRGFLLPRLMPMGKPAAYIIVGILWGLWHAPVIWVGFNYPDNPVAGIAMMCLLTTAFGLFLNEMTLHYQSTYLAAFIHGAVNAQGFGIWMWLFPSTDPILGGGTGFSAVMIWVVLGALAGTVLARLRRSE
- a CDS encoding transporter substrate-binding domain-containing protein, with the protein product MTKRNTLFPKAMSGLVLAILLVLCTSGNAKALGDLTWYYFNFPPMFIVEQGQPPKGFGIQIMEALWTDMPGYNHRMEELSPDIMMEKLAAGEHGLALGMLRSDMREQVMAFNQIPCRLSSPTMIAMLEDEARSVAPSGFISLKAILSNTHLKYAEIKGMSYGQLQPILDEHRNLEKTQIFTSSPSLVAALISGEADWAIVDPLVIPYLQKQFNGTKLSLVKIKENPDSFAPGYIAGPKNDWAKQVLKHADMALLTLIQNQHLYSILKESVPAQLKNRFQNAYKRQINDPVMEPLPLKD
- a CDS encoding rubredoxin; the protein is MDKWECPCGYVYDPAEGDPENNVEIGTKFEDLPEDWVCPQCGAEKEYFEKL
- a CDS encoding carboxypeptidase-like regulatory domain-containing protein, encoding MTKSIIAALALMMLLATSALAGSATIYGAVHDKNTPLTGALVNIEGEATYTSQSTYTNEHGVYFFDKLPADEYIITAIPQPEGVYKDGTHNIFLGKCSRKEVNFSLKKK
- the murA gene encoding UDP-N-acetylglucosamine 1-carboxyvinyltransferase yields the protein MDKLIIEGGVPLQGSIQVSGAKNAALPILMACLLAEGTVNLSNVPRLADIRTSLKLLNILGCETTFDKNDVTSTCVGLKPEAPYELVKTMRASVLCLGPLLAHLGEARVALPGGCAIGARPVDLHLRGMEKMGATFELTEGYIKGSCPGGLKGAKITLDFPTVGGTENLLMAASLAEGTTVLENAAREPEVVDLANFLNAMGAKITGQGTSVITIEGVTSLKGCEYRVMPDRIEAGTYMVASAITGGELEILDCPFSDLDAVSYKLREMGVWLQEQPGYVLVRRANGLLKNVDVTTLPHPGFPTDMQAQLMALMCFGQGTGTIEEKIFENRFMHVLELVRLGADIRLKGRTAMVHGVGKLAGAPVMASDLRASASLVLAGLAAEGTTTVERIYHLDRGYENIEEKLSGVGARIKRVSG
- a CDS encoding lipid-binding SYLF domain-containing protein, whose amino-acid sequence is MLETSGIFGNGLDTMGLSLYAMLMKRRISLFALVATLCFLMIGCSSRNNTTQQASNGQVIVDAATDTLRENLEKEQNKSMASLIAQAKGMMIIPYIGNVSFFFSLGGGNAVVMARGEEGWTGPVFLSKGTAGLGIQAGVTRTSGVVLYMDAEDVKYVLETGAVLQGQAAITFLDKDYEGNRSPEFVETGDVVFIGDVSGLFAGIGVAGGGLSNRNELNAAYHGVEDGNPESILFKSASVPQGASALLDLLNGADAEASKASDDKENKKGGTDVPPSKGSLGVSDGT
- the selB gene encoding selenocysteine-specific translation elongation factor — translated: MPVIMGTAGHIDHGKTTLVKALTGIDCDRLSEEKKRGITIELGFAHLDLGGGNRLGIVDVPGHEKFVKNMVAGATGVDFVTLVIAADEGIMPQTREHLEICQLLGVTTGLVALTKTDMVDEEWLEMVQEEVAEYLEPTFLGGAPIVPVSAHTGDGLDKLKDEIRTLLGEFKPKRRSDLFRLPVDRVFTMKGHGTVVTGTMISGSISVGDEVLLYPKETESKVRGLQSHGETVETAQAGRRTAVNLHGLEVDDIKRGDVLARPGTLFPSDVWDIELTVLESSHIPLKHRREIHFHHGAREVLARIHLLDRDELKPGETAICQARFTEPLAGVYGDRIVLRSFSPLRAFAGGRIVGPVGHKVKRFSDKYEAMKMLTSEMPEEVASTQLELAGPAGLTFGELLTMTNLESKALEKTLGVLNGQQKAILFDKETRRYGGGILAQQLSDSLLAYLDDFHKKDSMKPGVQRGELASSWGRELPPKFFNIIVEKLIKKGDIVAEQEVLRLKGHKVSLASDQEKVRETILSAYEQGGFTPPNLKDVLEPMGMDFKQASPVFRLLQDQAVLVRVKDDMYYHVPALEEIKARIVGFFENNEEMSAPDFKDLTGLSRKYLIPVLEYFDKEKVTVRVGDVRHLRKRS
- a CDS encoding VOC family protein — encoded protein: MPLKFEGPAILVEDIQRSRTFYEKLLEQEVLADFGENIPFKSGFSIWKAGHATEIIFQGKQTTPAKLANGNFEMYFETEELEACWKRIETEWDDIIHPIHEAPWLQRGFRLRDPDGHVVEVSESLPALFKRLLGEGMTAEEVAAKTGVPIEMVKGMVQGK
- a CDS encoding aminopeptidase, yielding MSKKDELVYEPKSAWEVYTSKKDTKAMDAMAKRYVDFLSTCKTERLVMDYVRKKVKKAGFVDDLKAPLAYRFNRNKTCFLARKGRRPLSEGFRLIGAHADCPRIDFKQRPFYEDLDLALAKTHYYGGIRKYQWLTIPLALHGTVVKKDGTEVTICIGEDPADPVFTITDLLPHLAYKEVTKKVGDAFDAEKLNIIMGHSPSMGGKKDEDKAKDPTKLKMLELLNKKYGITEADFFSAEIQAVPAGPARFVGLDESIIGSYGQDDRSSVFCGLEALLAEEDPEYAQIVLFWDKEEIGSDGATGAKSYFFEYCMEELVDAWEPGVRMSKVFMNGSVLSADVSAAMDPDHKDVYEPLNAARLGYGPCFNKFTGHRGKVGANDAHPDYIGWLRNIFDNAGIPWHMSELGRVDVGGGGTVAKFLAVYGMDVIDVGVPVLSMHSPFELASKVDIYACTLAFREFLKN